A region from the Gymnogyps californianus isolate 813 unplaced genomic scaffold, ASM1813914v2 HiC_scaffold_47, whole genome shotgun sequence genome encodes:
- the LOC127028882 gene encoding outer dense fiber protein 3-like — translation MDGAWVGTWRPHRPRGPIMAQFTSPGPKYAIPGTTGYLAHNPTKTKAPAYTCQGPKPPVADSCSPGPRYYVQPSITRNGKYVAPAQPMCGLPKIKSEITPGPSDYSTDKANKHLYKCAPAQSMAFRHKAVKTGQPPGPGTYTLPRLVGPNTAYTHASPCYSMKGKSKHNGFAEDLSKTPGPAAFPKVELDVYKKRAPMYTMGTKSRLGGDKTVKPGPADYCPGKVTLIKPQAPAPTFGLRHSLYTTPLISLL, via the exons ATGGACGGAGCCTGGGTGGGCACCTGGAGACCTCATCGCCCACGCGGCCCCATCATGGCCCAGTTCACCAGCCCGGGACCCAAGTACGCAATCCCCGGGACAACAG GTTACCTGGCTCacaaccccaccaaaaccaaagccCCTGCCTACACATGTCAAGGGCCGAAACCTCCCGTCGCAGACAGCTGCTCTCCGGGTCCTCGGTACTACGTCCAGCCCTCCATCACCAGGAACGGGAAGTACGTggctccagcacagcccatGTGCGGCCTTCCCAAGATAAAGAGCGAGATCACCCCGGGACCAA GCGACTACTCCACCGACAAGGCCAACAAACACCTCTACAAATGCGCGCCGGCGCAGTCCATGGCCTTCCGGCACAAGGCCGTCAAAACCGGCCAACCTCCAG GTCCTGGCACCTACACCCTGCCTAGGCTGGTGGGACCCAACACAGCCTACACCCACGCCAGCCCGTGCTACTCCATGAAAGGGAAGAGTAAGCACAATGGCTTTGCTGAAGACCTCTCCAAG ACGCCAGGTCCTGCTGCATTCCCCAAGGTGGAACTGGACGTCTACAAAAAGAGGGCTCCCATGTACACGATGGGAACCAAAAGCAGACTTGGAGGAGACAAAACAGTGAAGCCGGGGCCGGCAGACTACTGCCCGGGAAAG gtGACGCTGATCAAGCCCCAGGCACCTGCTCCCACTTTTGGACTCCGACATTCCCTCTACACAACTCCTCTAATTTCTCTGCTATGA